GTAAATTACAAATAAGTTGTTCTTGCAAGAACTTATACTTTATATGTAAAAATATCTAAAGCTAACTAAAATAGTGTATAATAGACTGTAAAGGGAAAATATTATGAAACCAGCACTACCAAATATTGCAAGTGTAACTGAAGAACAAATATACAATGAGTTTATAAGATTGGGCATGGAACAACTAATAGCACAAGATTTATCTAAAAGATATTATCACAATGAACTTACATATAGGGATTTAGAAAATCTAGAAAAACAATTTGGGATAAAGTTTGATAATCTTGTTTCTAAGATTGATAGTGTAGAAAAGAATTTAGACACTAAGATAGATAGTGTTAAAAGTGAACTTAATACTAAAATTGATGGTTTAGAGACTAAAATAGATAGTGTAAAAAATGAACTTAATACTAAAATCGATTTCGTAGAAAAGAATTTAGAGACTAAAATAGATGGTTTAAAGAATGAATTTAATGCCAAAATAGATGGTTTAAATACTAAGATAGAAAATTTAGATACTAAGATTGATACCGTAGAAAAGAATTTAAAAAAAGATATGAAAATTAATAGCGAATTGTTATTAGAAAAACTTAAGGTAAGTAATAGATTAATAATTATTATTACTGTAATAATAGCTCCAATTGCTATATCTAGCATAGCAAATATTATTACGTCGATAATTAATGGGTTTCCTAAATAGAAATTACAAATAATCCTTAAAACATATATAATTTATAATTTCCAAACAATCCCCTAAAAACCAGCAATATTTCTCAAAATAGGATCTATACTTACAAGAGTAAACTTTTTTGTTACTTAATGTATTGTACTGAAGATAAAAAAAGGAGTAATAATGAAAATTATAAATATATTGTTTTGTTTGTTTTTAATTATGCTAAGCGGCTGTAATTCTAATGATAATGACACTTTTAAGAAAAATAATATAAACAACACCCAGGAAGTAAAAAG
The Borreliella afzelii genome window above contains:
- the bdr gene encoding Bdr family repetitive protein, producing the protein MKPALPNIASVTEEQIYNEFIRLGMEQLIAQDLSKRYYHNELTYRDLENLEKQFGIKFDNLVSKIDSVEKNLDTKIDSVKSELNTKIDGLETKIDSVKNELNTKIDFVEKNLETKIDGLKNEFNAKIDGLNTKIENLDTKIDTVEKNLKKDMKINSELLLEKLKVSNRLIIIITVIIAPIAISSIANIITSIINGFPK